The Polynucleobacter sp. TSB-Sco08W16 genome includes a region encoding these proteins:
- a CDS encoding ABC transporter permease gives MSRWQCFRSNRRGYASLWIFVILFGLSLCAELIANDKPLVVRYDGHFYFPIVSNQAETVFGGDFATPTDFLDPDIRHNITSDGNWAIYPPITYSYETLNYFSQVPNPAPPSWQNWLGTDDRGRDVLSRLIYGFRLSILFGLALTIVGVSVGIITGSLMGFFGGKFDLISQRLIEIWSAMPELYLLIIFASIFNPSVSLLIILLAAFGWMGLSDYVRAEFFRNRALEYVRAARALGLTNLQIMWRHILPNSLTPVITFLPFRMSAAILSLTSLDFLGLGVPPGTPSLGELLSQGKGNLEAWWISLSTFVVLVATLLLLTFMGEALRDAFDSRKSGFMSGGRS, from the coding sequence ATGAGCCGTTGGCAGTGCTTTAGAAGCAATCGCAGAGGGTATGCCAGCCTGTGGATATTCGTGATTTTGTTTGGTTTATCGCTCTGTGCTGAATTGATTGCCAATGACAAGCCATTGGTAGTGCGTTATGACGGACATTTCTATTTCCCGATTGTGAGTAATCAGGCGGAGACAGTGTTTGGTGGAGACTTTGCTACGCCAACAGATTTCTTGGATCCGGATATTCGTCACAATATTACGAGCGATGGCAACTGGGCAATCTACCCACCCATTACCTACAGCTACGAGACGCTGAATTATTTCTCCCAAGTTCCCAATCCCGCGCCGCCCTCATGGCAGAACTGGTTGGGTACTGACGATCGAGGGCGCGATGTGCTCTCTCGCCTCATTTATGGTTTCCGCTTATCGATTCTATTTGGATTGGCACTCACGATTGTGGGGGTAAGTGTTGGAATCATCACAGGTTCCTTGATGGGATTCTTTGGTGGCAAGTTTGATTTGATTTCTCAGCGCCTGATTGAAATTTGGTCTGCAATGCCAGAGCTATATCTACTCATCATCTTTGCTTCGATCTTTAATCCCAGCGTTTCATTGCTGATCATCTTGCTGGCAGCTTTTGGTTGGATGGGTTTGTCAGACTACGTCCGGGCAGAGTTCTTTCGCAACCGCGCCTTGGAATATGTGCGTGCAGCCCGAGCGCTTGGTCTTACCAATCTGCAAATTATGTGGCGCCATATCTTGCCAAATAGTTTGACTCCTGTGATTACCTTTTTGCCATTCCGTATGAGCGCAGCGATTTTGTCTCTCACCAGCTTAGATTTCTTGGGCTTAGGTGTTCCTCCTGGCACGCCAAGCTTAGGTGAGCTTCTCTCTCAGGGTAAAGGCAATCTAGAGGCGTGGTGGATTTCGCTTTCCACTTTTGTGGTTTTAGTGGCAACCTTGCTTTTGCTCACCTTCATGGGTGAGGCACTACGCGATGCATTTGATTCGCGGAAGTCGGGATTCATGAGCGGGGGTCGCTCATGA
- a CDS encoding ABC transporter ATP-binding protein produces MSLLRYENLCISFGSGRREKFAVNHLDLEIGIGERVALVGESGSGKTLTALAPLRLEPEGAKVSGKILWNKKDGKGAVDLLALPIEDIREIRGREIAMVFQEPMTALNPLFTIGNQIIEAVQIYQPLISKSDCIDAAIDLLKKTGIPEPERRFHSYPHQLSGGQRQRAMIAMALACKPRLLIADEPTTALDVSLRLQILDLLKELQEESKEHGGMGILLITHDLNLVKHFAQRVAVLNQGNLIEAGTTKQVFEHPSDPYTRALVNSEPVRNLAPVMPLAPVLLKTEELSVAYPSSESVSWFKKAPPHKVLRKVSFHLKQGQTIGVIGESGSGKTTLGMAVLGLLGDSAALVTGHVDVLGQDWQTLKPVERRAMRSSLQVIFQDPFGSLSPRMNVMQIISEGLDVHHPKLSEAERESRVIDMLKEVGLDRSALTRYPHEFSGGQRQRIAIARALILRPQILVLDEPTSALDVSIQKQVLALLSELQKKYNLAYLMISHDLAVIRAMSHEVMVLKEGRVVEFGDTETLIKHPKQIYTKELFAAAELT; encoded by the coding sequence ATGAGTTTGTTGCGCTATGAGAACTTATGTATTTCATTTGGCTCGGGACGTCGCGAGAAATTTGCTGTTAACCATTTGGATCTAGAGATAGGCATTGGTGAACGGGTAGCTTTGGTAGGGGAGTCGGGCTCAGGTAAGACGCTCACTGCACTCGCGCCTTTAAGGCTTGAGCCTGAGGGCGCTAAGGTTTCAGGAAAAATTCTGTGGAATAAAAAAGATGGCAAAGGAGCGGTTGATCTCCTTGCCTTGCCCATTGAGGATATTCGTGAGATCCGCGGTCGTGAAATCGCCATGGTGTTTCAGGAGCCGATGACGGCTCTGAATCCTTTATTCACAATTGGCAATCAAATTATTGAAGCAGTACAGATTTACCAGCCGCTCATCTCTAAATCCGATTGCATTGATGCTGCGATTGATTTGCTCAAGAAGACAGGGATTCCCGAGCCCGAGAGACGTTTTCACTCATACCCTCATCAGCTCTCAGGTGGTCAGCGTCAACGCGCAATGATTGCAATGGCTTTGGCTTGCAAACCCCGCCTGCTGATTGCAGATGAACCTACTACGGCTTTGGACGTCAGTTTGCGTTTACAAATCTTAGACCTGCTTAAAGAGTTGCAGGAAGAATCGAAAGAGCATGGTGGTATGGGAATTTTGTTAATCACCCATGACCTCAATTTAGTAAAACATTTTGCTCAACGTGTTGCCGTTTTAAATCAAGGTAACTTAATCGAAGCAGGCACAACTAAACAAGTCTTTGAGCATCCATCTGATCCGTACACTCGTGCACTTGTCAATAGCGAGCCGGTCCGAAATCTTGCGCCAGTAATGCCATTGGCGCCGGTGTTATTAAAAACAGAAGAACTCTCAGTTGCATACCCAAGTTCAGAGTCAGTATCGTGGTTTAAAAAAGCACCGCCACATAAAGTGCTAAGAAAAGTCAGCTTCCATTTAAAACAAGGTCAAACCATTGGCGTCATTGGTGAGTCTGGTTCGGGTAAAACCACCTTGGGCATGGCTGTCCTGGGCCTGTTGGGTGACTCAGCAGCGCTGGTGACCGGTCATGTCGATGTACTCGGTCAAGATTGGCAAACACTCAAGCCTGTAGAGCGACGCGCAATGCGTTCAAGCTTGCAAGTGATTTTTCAGGATCCATTTGGCTCACTCTCGCCACGCATGAATGTCATGCAGATTATTTCTGAGGGTTTAGATGTTCACCATCCAAAACTTTCAGAAGCAGAGCGTGAGTCGCGCGTTATCGATATGCTTAAAGAAGTTGGCTTAGATCGTTCAGCCTTAACCCGATATCCCCATGAATTTTCTGGTGGGCAACGGCAGCGCATTGCCATCGCACGCGCGTTGATTTTGCGTCCGCAAATTTTGGTGCTCGATGAACCAACCTCAGCGCTTGACGTGTCTATTCAGAAACAAGTGCTTGCCTTGCTGTCGGAATTGCAGAAGAAATACAACCTGGCCTATCTCATGATTAGCCATGATTTGGCTGTCATTCGGGCAATGTCTCACGAAGTCATGGTCCTGAAAGAAGGTAGGGTGGTTGAGTTTGGTGATACCGAAACCCTCATCAAGCACCCCAAACAGATCTATACCAAAGAATTATTCGCAGCCGCTGAATTGACTTAA
- a CDS encoding C40 family peptidase produces the protein MSLKKALLSQILGLSLGLSVSISAFAVDAAAGSDAIAPSAEVVVPKESMFQAGRAYISRVSDRLADTVSGKPEELINRAMQVIGVRYRWDAELPQSGLDGSSFVGYVFKDKLGFLLPRKSTQMSRVGKPINRDELQPGDLVFFNTMRLTFSHVGIYVGDNKFIHSPSKGTSVRVDDLSSLYWDKRFDGARRLDGSDNLNDSERQELLDEVKEIKRKSRSL, from the coding sequence ATGTCATTGAAAAAAGCGCTACTTTCTCAAATCCTGGGCCTAAGCTTGGGTTTGTCGGTCTCAATATCCGCATTTGCTGTAGATGCGGCTGCTGGGTCTGATGCCATCGCCCCATCGGCTGAAGTAGTGGTTCCAAAAGAAAGTATGTTCCAAGCTGGTAGGGCATACATCTCTCGTGTTTCTGACCGCTTGGCAGATACCGTTTCTGGAAAGCCTGAAGAGTTGATTAATCGCGCCATGCAAGTAATTGGTGTGCGTTATCGCTGGGATGCAGAATTGCCGCAGTCTGGTTTGGATGGCAGTAGTTTTGTTGGCTATGTATTTAAAGATAAATTGGGTTTCTTATTGCCACGTAAATCCACTCAGATGAGTCGTGTTGGCAAGCCGATTAATCGCGATGAGTTGCAACCTGGTGATCTAGTGTTCTTTAACACCATGCGATTAACGTTCTCACATGTAGGCATATATGTGGGCGATAACAAGTTTATTCATTCACCATCAAAAGGCACTAGCGTTCGAGTGGATGATCTCAGTAGTTTGTATTGGGATAAACGATTCGATGGTGCTCGTCGTTTAGATGGCAGCGACAACTTGAATGATTCCGAACGCCAAGAGTTATTAGACGAAGTAAAAGAGATTAAGCGTAAGTCACGTAGCCTCTAA
- a CDS encoding patatin-like phospholipase family protein, whose amino-acid sequence MLNKSSKPPVSIARRQLLGIGMGLGALVGAGSLSSCSLMGPKKPVVGLVLGAGAARGFAHIGVIKALEAQGIRPDIVVGSSAGSVIAALLASGATGNELNRLALNLDEATIADWGLPFAGRFGGLIKGDALQNMVNREVQNKSIEQMRIPLGIVATELQSGKGVLFRSGNTGQAVRASCSVPGIFQPTMIGGKEYVDGGLVAPVPVSYARQMGATLVIAVNISSEPVHQDASGTFGVLQQTISIMQRSINQYELKSADIVITPQLKQMSSSEFKSRNAAILAGEVAAQEQMGLIKERLRG is encoded by the coding sequence ATGCTCAATAAATCCTCAAAACCCCCTGTTTCCATCGCGCGACGCCAATTATTAGGGATTGGCATGGGCTTAGGTGCCTTAGTGGGCGCAGGTAGCTTAAGCTCATGTAGCCTTATGGGACCCAAAAAGCCAGTGGTAGGCCTTGTCCTTGGTGCGGGAGCAGCGCGTGGATTTGCCCATATTGGAGTAATTAAAGCTTTAGAAGCTCAAGGCATTCGCCCAGATATCGTGGTTGGTAGCAGCGCTGGCAGTGTGATTGCAGCCCTACTTGCTTCTGGCGCCACAGGGAATGAACTCAATCGCCTTGCCCTGAATTTGGACGAGGCTACGATTGCAGACTGGGGTCTGCCATTTGCTGGACGCTTTGGTGGACTTATCAAAGGCGATGCCCTGCAAAATATGGTGAACCGTGAAGTTCAAAATAAATCGATTGAGCAGATGCGTATCCCCCTAGGTATTGTTGCTACCGAATTGCAATCTGGCAAAGGCGTCCTCTTTCGAAGTGGGAATACTGGTCAAGCTGTGCGCGCATCGTGTAGCGTACCTGGAATCTTCCAGCCGACCATGATTGGTGGCAAAGAATATGTTGATGGCGGCTTAGTCGCACCAGTACCTGTGAGTTATGCCAGACAAATGGGCGCAACCTTAGTCATAGCAGTCAATATTTCCTCAGAGCCCGTTCATCAAGATGCCAGCGGAACCTTTGGCGTGCTCCAGCAAACCATTTCGATCATGCAAAGAAGCATTAATCAATACGAACTCAAGAGTGCCGATATTGTGATTACCCCGCAACTCAAACAAATGAGTAGCAGTGAATTTAAATCCAGAAATGCAGCGATCTTGGCGGGCGAGGTCGCTGCGCAAGAACAAATGGGATTAATTAAGGAGAGGCTGAGAGGCTAA
- the scpB gene encoding SMC-Scp complex subunit ScpB, which produces MDDHNKRVIETALLCAQEPLTVADLSRLFVEDVTTADIDDALVELQRAWDEKGMELVHIATGWRFQSRLSMREYLDRLTPEKPPKYSRAVMETLAIIAYRQPVTRGEIEEIRGVAVSSNVMKQLEDRGWVEVIGHKETVGRPGLYATTKQFLDDLSLTNLQSLPILEDAAPMAAAAQLGQAVMEFDPSATVETVVIEETEEILVIETTEVITEELGEEVEQAEEIEQTEEATPESDEQSDETK; this is translated from the coding sequence ATGGACGATCACAACAAGCGCGTTATTGAAACAGCCCTCCTATGTGCGCAGGAGCCACTCACCGTTGCCGACTTGTCTCGTCTCTTTGTTGAAGACGTTACCACTGCTGATATTGATGACGCACTGGTTGAGTTACAGCGAGCTTGGGATGAGAAGGGCATGGAGTTGGTGCATATTGCTACTGGTTGGCGTTTTCAGAGCCGCCTATCTATGCGCGAGTATCTTGATCGCCTCACACCTGAAAAGCCGCCAAAGTATTCACGCGCTGTGATGGAAACCTTGGCGATCATTGCTTATCGTCAGCCTGTTACTCGTGGTGAGATTGAGGAGATTCGTGGAGTTGCTGTAAGTAGCAATGTCATGAAGCAATTAGAAGATCGTGGTTGGGTAGAGGTGATTGGTCACAAAGAGACGGTTGGTCGACCTGGTCTATACGCTACTACAAAACAATTTTTAGATGACTTAAGTCTCACCAATCTACAAAGCCTGCCAATCTTAGAAGATGCTGCACCAATGGCTGCAGCTGCACAGTTAGGTCAAGCTGTTATGGAATTTGATCCTAGTGCTACTGTCGAAACGGTAGTCATTGAAGAGACTGAAGAAATACTTGTGATTGAAACAACTGAAGTCATCACAGAAGAGCTCGGCGAAGAAGTTGAACAAGCTGAAGAAATCGAGCAAACCGAAGAAGCAACCCCTGAGTCTGATGAGCAATCAGACGAAACAAAATAA
- a CDS encoding pseudouridine synthase produces the protein MTSSNENDSSPAAPATPSQTDTGSSHTEGSQGEGGERTPREDRGPRHPRRAGTGKHPFNKKRPFNKDKPRREGDSSNGPREGGGNHSAKLAPNPADVEALFASVVSGEFDAALDAPEVLEAKNPDGLNESDISHQTGAERRAQRSREDEDPDAPTEEEMSSLQFANVDDLPLSLRDEVWSDLDGLDDDADDEDTVKLHKVLADVGMGSRRDMEDLIIQGRVSVNSLPAHIGQRIGPTDQVRINGKPVHRKIQTKPPRVIMYHKPAGEIVSQSDPEGRPTVFDRLPKPRQGRWIAVGRLDFNTEGLLLFTTSGELANRLMHPRYGVEREYAVRILGELSQDNTALLKSGITLDDGQAKFLRLAMGGGDGANRWYHVALTEGRNREVRRMFEAVGHTVSRLIRTRYGIFLLPPRLRRGKWEEIEAGGIYNLMKSAGLKMPQPQDKGRNPNAGRQGRNPEGADFQPDPMQTSVSYWGSRDALTLASGHNGLTHQGRGGKPGGGGSGEGRGPFRGRTQGGRPGQGGGQGGQGGQGGQGQNRNKGKKVHHGQSAFVTANPQSPGNGPKRGAPKGRKPFNKGPRKPRNPGESF, from the coding sequence ATGACAAGCTCTAACGAAAACGATTCATCCCCAGCAGCACCAGCAACGCCTTCTCAAACGGATACAGGCTCTTCACATACAGAAGGCTCTCAGGGGGAGGGTGGCGAACGTACTCCACGTGAGGACCGTGGTCCCCGTCATCCGCGACGTGCTGGAACGGGTAAACACCCTTTTAATAAGAAACGTCCCTTTAACAAGGACAAACCACGTCGTGAGGGTGATTCAAGCAATGGCCCGCGCGAAGGCGGTGGCAATCACTCAGCAAAGTTAGCTCCAAATCCTGCGGATGTTGAGGCATTGTTTGCCTCCGTGGTTTCAGGTGAGTTTGATGCCGCACTGGATGCTCCAGAGGTATTGGAAGCAAAGAACCCAGATGGTTTAAATGAAAGTGACATCTCCCATCAGACTGGTGCTGAGCGTCGCGCACAACGTTCGCGCGAGGACGAAGATCCCGATGCGCCTACCGAAGAAGAGATGAGTAGTTTGCAGTTTGCAAACGTAGATGATTTGCCACTCAGTTTGCGTGATGAGGTTTGGTCTGACCTTGATGGTCTAGACGATGATGCTGATGACGAAGATACCGTTAAGTTGCACAAGGTATTGGCTGACGTTGGCATGGGATCCCGTCGCGATATGGAAGACTTGATTATTCAAGGTCGCGTATCGGTAAACAGCTTGCCTGCACATATCGGTCAGCGTATCGGGCCAACAGATCAAGTGCGCATTAATGGCAAGCCAGTACATCGTAAGATTCAAACTAAGCCGCCACGCGTGATCATGTATCACAAGCCGGCTGGCGAGATCGTGAGTCAATCCGATCCAGAAGGCCGCCCAACCGTTTTTGATCGCTTGCCCAAGCCACGTCAAGGGCGCTGGATTGCAGTCGGGCGTCTAGACTTTAATACTGAAGGTTTGTTGTTATTCACTACTTCAGGTGAATTAGCTAACCGCCTAATGCATCCACGTTATGGTGTCGAGCGTGAATATGCAGTACGCATCTTGGGTGAGCTGAGTCAGGACAACACAGCACTATTAAAGAGCGGTATCACGCTCGATGATGGCCAAGCGAAATTCTTGCGCCTAGCGATGGGCGGCGGTGATGGTGCCAACCGTTGGTATCACGTTGCATTAACGGAAGGTCGTAACCGCGAAGTACGTCGTATGTTTGAAGCAGTTGGTCATACGGTATCTCGCTTAATCCGAACTCGCTATGGCATTTTCCTGTTACCTCCACGCTTAAGGCGGGGTAAATGGGAGGAGATTGAAGCCGGCGGTATTTATAACTTGATGAAGTCTGCAGGCTTAAAAATGCCGCAACCGCAAGATAAAGGACGCAATCCTAACGCTGGTAGACAAGGTCGCAACCCAGAGGGTGCCGATTTCCAGCCTGATCCAATGCAAACCTCTGTTTCTTATTGGGGTTCACGGGACGCTTTAACTCTGGCGAGTGGCCATAATGGCCTTACTCACCAAGGTAGGGGTGGCAAGCCTGGCGGCGGTGGATCTGGCGAAGGGCGCGGACCTTTCCGAGGTCGTACGCAAGGCGGCAGGCCAGGTCAAGGTGGCGGGCAGGGCGGACAAGGCGGTCAGGGTGGTCAAGGCCAAAACCGCAATAAAGGTAAAAAAGTACATCATGGGCAGTCTGCATTTGTGACTGCAAACCCTCAAAGTCCTGGAAATGGACCTAAACGGGGTGCACCAAAAGGGCGCAAACCTTTCAATAAAGGTCCTAGAAAACCCCGAAATCCTGGCGAAAGCTTCTGA
- the rimP gene encoding ribosome maturation factor RimP, with protein sequence MKDQKIIAAELENLGYTLVDIEREAGGLLRVTIENPDYERLINVLDCEKVSHQLSYALPVENIPYERLEISSPGLDRPVKTAADFERFAGMEVDLKLRVAVGSRKNFRGVLQGLLSGELDSPDAKFGLVFEGADGQPSQLEFSLAEVDKTRLVPVIDFKGRKS encoded by the coding sequence GTGAAAGATCAAAAGATCATCGCTGCAGAGCTAGAAAACTTAGGCTACACGCTAGTAGATATTGAGCGTGAAGCCGGGGGTTTGCTGCGCGTCACAATTGAAAACCCGGATTACGAGCGTTTGATTAATGTTTTGGATTGCGAGAAGGTGAGCCATCAATTGAGCTACGCCTTACCGGTAGAAAACATTCCTTACGAACGTCTGGAGATTTCTTCTCCAGGCTTAGATCGCCCTGTAAAGACGGCGGCTGATTTTGAGCGCTTTGCTGGAATGGAAGTAGATTTGAAGTTGCGTGTTGCTGTTGGCAGCCGTAAGAATTTTCGTGGTGTGTTGCAAGGTTTGCTGAGTGGTGAGTTGGATTCACCTGATGCGAAATTTGGTTTGGTGTTCGAGGGTGCTGATGGTCAGCCCTCTCAATTGGAGTTTTCTTTAGCCGAGGTCGATAAGACCCGGTTGGTCCCTGTTATTGATTTCAAAGGAAGAAAGTCATGA
- the nusA gene encoding transcription termination factor NusA, which yields MSREVLMLADALAREKNVDQAIVFEALEMALASATKKRYATEDVDIRVSIDRESGEYETFRRWLVVPDEAGLQEPDKEILQFEAKEQIPDMEVGDYIEEQIESLAFGRIGAQAAKQVILQRIRDAEREQILNDYLERGEKVMTGTVKRADKNGLIIESGRVEALLRRDQMIPKENLRSGDRVRAYILKVDREARGPQIELSRTCPDFLIKLFENEVPEMEQGLLEIKGAARDPGIRAKIAVVTYDKRIDPIGTCVGVRGTRVTAVRNEVAGEAVDIVLWSEDPAQFVIGALAPAQVSSIVVDEERHAMDVVVDEENLAIAIGRSGQNVRLASDLTGWQINIMTPEESAEKTEKEASSVRQLFMDKLDVDQEVADILIEEGFNTLEEVAYVPLSEMLEIDSFDEDTVNELRTRARDSLLTMELAKEERIGEVSQDLRSLEGMTTELIAKLADNQVHTRDDLAELAVDELVEATQIDEETAKTLIMKAREHWFTS from the coding sequence ATGAGTCGAGAAGTTCTCATGTTGGCAGACGCCCTAGCGCGTGAAAAGAACGTTGATCAAGCGATTGTGTTTGAGGCACTTGAAATGGCGTTGGCATCAGCCACTAAAAAGCGTTACGCAACTGAAGATGTGGATATTCGCGTATCTATCGACCGTGAGTCTGGTGAATACGAGACCTTCCGTCGTTGGTTGGTTGTTCCTGATGAAGCCGGTCTCCAAGAGCCAGATAAAGAAATTTTGCAATTTGAGGCTAAAGAGCAAATTCCAGATATGGAAGTTGGCGACTACATCGAAGAGCAAATTGAATCATTAGCATTTGGTCGTATCGGCGCACAAGCTGCTAAGCAAGTGATCTTGCAACGCATCCGTGATGCTGAGCGTGAGCAGATTTTGAACGATTACCTTGAGCGTGGCGAAAAAGTCATGACCGGTACCGTGAAGCGTGCCGATAAGAATGGCTTAATTATTGAATCTGGCCGCGTTGAAGCTTTACTGCGTCGCGATCAAATGATTCCAAAAGAGAACTTGCGTTCCGGTGACCGCGTCCGCGCTTACATTCTTAAAGTGGATCGTGAAGCCCGTGGCCCACAAATTGAACTCTCTCGTACTTGCCCAGATTTCTTGATCAAGTTGTTTGAGAACGAAGTTCCAGAAATGGAGCAGGGATTATTAGAGATCAAGGGCGCTGCTCGTGATCCTGGTATCCGTGCAAAGATTGCAGTGGTCACCTATGACAAGCGTATCGATCCAATCGGTACTTGCGTTGGCGTTCGTGGCACACGCGTTACCGCAGTTCGTAACGAAGTGGCCGGCGAGGCAGTAGATATTGTGTTGTGGTCTGAAGATCCAGCGCAGTTTGTGATTGGTGCCTTGGCGCCAGCACAAGTATCTTCAATTGTGGTTGACGAAGAGCGTCACGCGATGGATGTGGTGGTTGATGAAGAGAACTTGGCAATTGCGATTGGCCGTAGTGGACAGAACGTTCGCTTGGCGAGCGATTTGACTGGTTGGCAAATCAACATCATGACTCCTGAAGAGTCTGCTGAGAAAACTGAAAAAGAAGCTTCTTCTGTACGTCAATTGTTTATGGACAAATTAGACGTAGACCAAGAAGTGGCTGATATTTTGATTGAAGAAGGTTTCAATACATTAGAAGAAGTGGCTTATGTGCCATTGTCTGAAATGTTAGAGATTGATTCATTTGATGAAGATACTGTGAATGAGTTGCGTACCCGCGCACGTGATTCTTTGTTAACGATGGAGTTAGCAAAAGAAGAGCGTATTGGCGAAGTGTCGCAAGACTTGCGTTCCCTCGAGGGAATGACCACAGAGTTGATTGCCAAGCTTGCTGACAATCAAGTACATACCCGTGACGACCTTGCTGAATTAGCTGTTGATGAGCTAGTTGAGGCGACACAAATTGACGAAGAAACTGCGAAAACGCTCATCATGAAAGCGCGCGAACATTGGTTTACTTCATGA